In Sphaerospermopsis torques-reginae ITEP-024, the genomic window GACAGGTGACAGGTGACAGGTGACAGGTGACAGTTAACAGTTAACAGTTAACTGTTAACAGTTAACTGTTAACAGTTATTAGTGAGTGGAGTTTATGATTTACTGTTCCCCATTCCCTATTCCCTATTCCCTATTCCCTATTCCCTATTCCCTTGATTCAAAAATAACCAAATTATTCATGATTAAAACAAAATCAGCAAGAATGTCTAGCAAATTTTCTTGATGCAAAATCGGAACATGGACAAAAATACAAGGAATGGGTAGTTGAGATTGATTCAAGTAGTCCAACACTGAATAATAAAGACCTTCGCACACAAATTTACCACAGTCGTAACTAATCTCAACTGCCGCTGTCTCAGCTATTAATTGTTCAACATTAACAATTGTTTGCAAAGTTGTTATCCCAAAATTTTCCCCACCATCTCTAAATGAAATATCAGTAGTCTGTATAGACTCGCTACTAGCAACAACTTCCACACTTAAATTTTGCCGACTAGCAGCCATACCACAACAGATAACATAATTTGGTTTGAGTTCATTGATTTTGGCAATGACGCGAGAACTGGCAAGGACAACATCTACAGGAAGTAGTCGCAAAAAAGTTAAGTCATGAGAGATATCAGCCATTTTGGCTAGTTCGAGTAACAAGTCATCAGAAGAATTTGACTGTTGTTCACTCAGCCAAGTGTCAAAAGAAGTTAATAATATTTTTTTGTGCATAATAAATATTATTTAGAATATTATTTAGAATTAGAATATAAATGCTTCCCTAATAAATTTACAAGGAGCAAGTAAATGCCAGTCATTGCGGTCGTAGATTATGATATGGGAAATTTGCACTCAGTCTGTAAAGGTTTAGAAAAAGCTGGTGCAATTCCTAAAGTAACTTATTCTGCCAAGGAGTTAGAACAAGCAGATGCGATAGTTTTGCCAGGGGTGGGAGCTTTTGATCCTGCCATGCAACATTTACGTTCCCGTGGTTTGGAACAACCAATAAAAGATGTGATCGCATCTGGTAAACCGTTCTTAGGTATTTGTCTAGGACTGCAAATTTTATTTGAATCTAGCGCCGAAGGAACTCAACCAGGACTAGGAATAGTGCGGGGAAAAGTACGCCGATTTCGTCCAGAACCAGGAATAGCTATTCCCCACATGGGTTGGAATCAACTGCAACTGACTCAACCAAGAAGCATTTTGTGGGAACATTTACCCCATCAACCTTGGGTTTATTTTGTCCATTCCTACTATGTTGAACCAACTGAACCGCAAATTAGAGCAGCAACAGTGACTCATGGTAGTCAAACTGTGACAGCAGCGATCGCTCATGAAAATCTCATGGCGGTTCAATTCCACCCCGAAAAATCCTCTAATATTGGATTGCAAGTTTTATCTAATTTTGTGGCTCAAGTCCGTGAAAAAATCCCTGCTTAATAAAAATTTGCTTTCTTTGTTAGTCGTCAGTTGTCTAATGACTAATGACTAATGACTAATAACTAATGATCAATGACTAATTAATGAGTTTAAGAATTTACGGGAATCGTCTGTTAAAAACTTTACCAGGGCAAGAGACTAGACCCACCAGTGCGCGAGTACGGGAGGCCGTTTTTAATATTTGGCAGGGAGAAATTGATCATTGTCGCTGGTTAGATTTATGTGCCGGTAGTGGTTCAATGGGTGCAGAGGCTTTATGTAGGGGAGCCTGTTTAGTAGTAGGAATTGAACAGTCAAGTCGAGCCTGTGCCATTATTCAACAAAATTGGCAGCAGATAGCGAATAATGAACAAAAATTTCAATTATTGCGGGGAAATGTCCTGCAACAATTAAAAAAATTATCAGGTCAAAAATTTGACAAAATATATTTTGATCCACCTTATGCCAGTGGTTTATATGAGCCTGTTTTAGAAGCGATCGCTCACTATCAACTTTTAGATCCTCAAGGGGAAATAGCAGTAGAACATAGTCCTAATTTTACACCACCAATCATCCCAACTTGGGAAATCAGCCGCCAAAAAGTTTATGGCAACACAGCACTAACTTTTTACAGAACAATGGAAGTATCGGAAAGCGAGTGATATCATCTACGGTTGAATACTTATCATATATGTTGAGACTTGTCATTGGTAATTGGTAATTGGTAATTGGGGACAATTACTAATTAAACAGCTATATCGTAAGTGATTGGGCGGACATATTAAAATTAATATACAAACACACACGCCTATATGTGACTAGGGGTTTAGCATTGCTAAACCCCTACGAGAACTAGCTGTTAACCCTTAGCCGCCCAACTCGGTAGGACGCTTGTATTGCTTATAGGCAGCGTAAAATAGTCCGCTAAGAGTGACGAAAATCAGACCCAGAACAATACCTGAGAGTAGGGGTTCAACCACTGTAAATCTCCTCTTTACAAATTTTCAAGTTTCGTTTCCCGTTTTTAATCTTACCAAATCCCGCATCAATCCAGCGCCCTAAGCCGTTTTTGGATTATAAATACTATCTAAAAATTTTCATCTGTGGTTGCAGGTAGAATCAAGAAATTTTAAGCTATGTGTAGAAGATGAAATATTTTTTTGTAAGAATTCAGAAGTCAGGATTCAGGAGTCAGAAGATTTGCTCATCTAGCGGTTACTCAAATAGTGATTATTAGTTTAACCGTTAAAAAGCTGACTGCTGAACACTGATAGCTGAATGCTTACAGTTTTTCGTACACCTAGACTGTAAAAGCAAACTCTTGAATAACCAGCTTATCAAAACTGAAACTTGGAGTCAGTGGATCACTTTGTCGGTTTTGGCCATACTCATAGCCATACCCGTAACTATTTTTGGTGTTCAGATAGTTCAAACCTCTGATCCTTACGTCAAAAATGTTTTATCACTGACAGGCAACCCAGTACAGGGAAAGGCTATCTTTCAAACCAACTGCGCTGGGTGTCATGGTTGGGAAGCTCATGGACTCGTTGGACCGAGCTTGCAAGCTGTCTCCAAACGCAAATCTCAATATGGATTGATTCATCAAGTTATTAGCGGTGAAACTCCTCCCATGCCCAAATTCCAGCCCAGCGCCCAAGAAATGGCAGACCTTTTAAGTTATTTAGAAGGTCTTTGAATAAGGGAACAGAGAACAGAGAACAGGGAACAGGGAACAGTAAATAGGGAAAAGTGTTATTTTATGTTTTTATATGTTGTTATAAATTGTGACAGGCTGCTTAGTAAATCAATGGATAATAAAACTACCACTACAAGATGGTTTTACTCCTGACTCCTGACTCCTGGAAATTTCATGTTCAACTGAGTTTAAGAGTACATTCAAGAATCAATTTCTGGTTAACCAAGGAATAAGGTTGAATTTTCAACGCTTTTTGAAAAGCTTCAATAGCTTCACCATACTTTCCTATTGCTGCGTAACACAAACCCATACCATGAAGTGCGCCAAAGTGTACTGGATTTAGCTGCACAACCATTTGACAGTCAGCTAGAGATTTTTGATAATTGCCTATGCTGTAATATAAAAAAGCGCGTCTATTCCAAGCTTCAGCAAAATCTGGTTGTGTTTTAATAAGTTCTGTTAAAACTGCTTCAGCTTTGGCTGTTTCCCCAGCATCCATTAGTTTTTGACTATAATCAATCTTTTCTAGCCCATATATACCCTTTTGCTGAAACCAGAAGCGCCAAATTTTGCGAGTTGCTTGCTCACGAACTAAAGCATCAGGATTTTTCAAGTCTTCCAGTAAAGAATTGATAGATAAAGAATCCATGCAGTTGAGATAGGTAAGTTGATATTGCCAGTTACTTGTGCAGTAAGTATTCAAACATCAGCAGTCAGCTTTTTAACAA contains:
- a CDS encoding peptidase C15 — its product is MHKKILLTSFDTWLSEQQSNSSDDLLLELAKMADISHDLTFLRLLPVDVVLASSRVIAKINELKPNYVICCGMAASRQNLSVEVVASSESIQTTDISFRDGGENFGITTLQTIVNVEQLIAETAAVEISYDCGKFVCEGLYYSVLDYLNQSQLPIPCIFVHVPILHQENLLDILADFVLIMNNLVIFESRE
- the hisH gene encoding imidazole glycerol phosphate synthase subunit HisH, with the translated sequence MPVIAVVDYDMGNLHSVCKGLEKAGAIPKVTYSAKELEQADAIVLPGVGAFDPAMQHLRSRGLEQPIKDVIASGKPFLGICLGLQILFESSAEGTQPGLGIVRGKVRRFRPEPGIAIPHMGWNQLQLTQPRSILWEHLPHQPWVYFVHSYYVEPTEPQIRAATVTHGSQTVTAAIAHENLMAVQFHPEKSSNIGLQVLSNFVAQVREKIPA
- the rsmD gene encoding 16S rRNA (guanine(966)-N(2))-methyltransferase RsmD translates to MSLRIYGNRLLKTLPGQETRPTSARVREAVFNIWQGEIDHCRWLDLCAGSGSMGAEALCRGACLVVGIEQSSRACAIIQQNWQQIANNEQKFQLLRGNVLQQLKKLSGQKFDKIYFDPPYASGLYEPVLEAIAHYQLLDPQGEIAVEHSPNFTPPIIPTWEISRQKVYGNTALTFYRTMEVSESE
- the petG gene encoding cytochrome b6-f complex subunit V, which gives rise to MVEPLLSGIVLGLIFVTLSGLFYAAYKQYKRPTELGG
- a CDS encoding c-type cytochrome; this encodes MNNQLIKTETWSQWITLSVLAILIAIPVTIFGVQIVQTSDPYVKNVLSLTGNPVQGKAIFQTNCAGCHGWEAHGLVGPSLQAVSKRKSQYGLIHQVISGETPPMPKFQPSAQEMADLLSYLEGL
- a CDS encoding tetratricopeptide repeat protein, whose protein sequence is MDSLSINSLLEDLKNPDALVREQATRKIWRFWFQQKGIYGLEKIDYSQKLMDAGETAKAEAVLTELIKTQPDFAEAWNRRAFLYYSIGNYQKSLADCQMVVQLNPVHFGALHGMGLCYAAIGKYGEAIEAFQKALKIQPYSLVNQKLILECTLKLS